CCTCCTCCGCGATACCCCGGAACGACCGGCGGGAATCCTCCATGAGAAGCCGCAGGATATCGACGTCCGTCTCGTCCAACTCGGTCATAGACGACGGGTACCACTCGCAGCCTGTTTTGGCTTCTGGCAGGTCGGGCCGCCCGCGCTCGGCGGTGGGCGCTCGGAGTCGGTCCCGCGTTCGACCGGTCGTTGGCCCGTCGCACGTCCGAGGGCAGAGGAGAAGGAAGACGTGGTGCAACGGACGATGTCGGACCAGAGGACGACGAGCGACGCGAGGACGTAGCGCGGCGGTGTGACGAAAGCGGCGGGTCGAAGAGAGGAGAACGGACTACCGACGCAGGAACCCGAGCAGTTCGTAGTCGCGGTCGGGGGTATAGCGCCGGAACAGCAGGCTGTTCGTGAGCACCGACACCGAGGAGACGGCCATCGCGCCGGCCGCCAGCACGGGTTGAAGCAGGCCGAGCGAGGCCAGCGGAATCATCGCCGTGTTGTAGCCGAGCGCCCAGAAGAGGTTCTGCTTTATCTTCTGAAGCGTCCCCTCGGAGATGCGGATGGCCTTCACGACGTCGAGGGGGTCGTCACGCATCAGCGTCACGTCGGCCGCTTCGATGGCCACGTCGGTACCGCTGCCGATGGCCGTGCCGACGTACGCGACGGCGAGGGCCGGGGCGTCGTTGACGCCGTCGCCGACCATCATCGCCTGCCGACCCTCGTTCTGAATCGACTCCACGGCGTCGGATTTGTCCTCGGGGAGGACCTCCGCGCGGACGTTCGCCGGGTCGATACCGACCTGTTCGGCCACCGCCCGCGCCGTCCGTTCGTTGTCGCCGGTGAGCATCATCACGTCGGTGCCGCGTTCGCGGAGCGCCGCGACTGCCTCCTTCGCGCTCTCTTTGACCGTGTCCGCGTCGGCGACGACGCCGAGCAGTTCGCCCGCTCCGCCGTCCGCGGGGAGTCGCGCGACGAGCATCGCCGTCTTCCCCTCGTTCTCCAGTCGCTCCATCGTCTCCGCCGCCGGCGAGGGGTCGATGTCGTTGTCGCGGAGGAGCTTTCGGTTCCCGACCAGCACGTCGCTGCCGTCGACGGTCGCCCTGACGCCGTGGCCGGGAACGTTCTCGAAGTCTTCGGGGTCGGTCACGTCGATACCGCGTTCCTCCGCGCCGCTGACGATGGCGCGGGCGAGTGGGTGTTCGCTCCCGCTCTCGGCGATAGCCGCGAGGCGCAGCACGTCGTCCTCGTCGAGGCGGTCACGGGCGGTCAACTGACCCCCGTCGGGAGCCGCTTCGCCGCCGTCGGCCACGGGCGCTCCGTCGTCTCCGAACACCACCACGTCGGTCAGTTCCATCGCCCCTTCGGTCAGGGTGCCCGTCTTGTCGAAGACGACCGTGTCCACGTCCTTCGCGCGTTCGAGCACGTCGCCGCCCTTGAACAGGACGCCGTTCTGCGCGCCGATGGTCGTGCCGACCATCGTCGCCGCGGGCGTCGCCAGACCGAGCGCGCACGGGCAGGCGATGAGGACGGACGAGGCGAACACGACGACGGCGAACTCGAACGCCGACAGCGCCGCGGGGCCACCGCCGACCAGTCCCCACAGCGGGAGCGACCCGACGAACCCGGCGAGCGCTTCGGGGAACAGATACCAGACGGCGCCCCAGACCAGGGCGTTCAGGATGACCGCGGGGACGAAGTACGCCGAGATGCGGTCCGCGAGGTTCTGAATCTCGGGCTGGCGCGACTGCGCCTCCTTCACCGTCTGCACGATTTGCTGGAGCGCCGTGTCCTCACCGACCTTCGTCGCCTCCACGACGAGCACGCCGTTCTCGTTTATCGTGGAGCCGACGACCTCGTCGCCCTCGCCCTTCTCGACGGGGACGGACTCGCCGGTGACCATCGACTCGTCGACCGCCGACTGCCCGTCGACGACGACGCCGTCGGTCGGAATCTGCTCGCCGGGGCGGACCTTCATCCGGTCGCCGACCTCGACCTCCTCGACGGGGACCTCGCGTTCGGTTCCGTCGTCGTCGACGACGGTGGCCTCGTCGGCCTCCATCTCCAGAAGCGTCCGAAGGGCCTCGCCAGCCTGTCCCTTCGAGCGGGCTTCGAGGTAGTTGCCGAGCGTGATGAACACGAGGATGAGCGCGGCCGTATCGAAGTACAGCCCCTCGCTGGCCAGCAGTCCGAGGAGGACCGCGACGGAGTAGACGTACGCGGTGGACGACCCTAACGCGATGAGCACGTCCATGTTCGCCGTGCGGTTCTTCACGAGCGCCTTGTACGAGTTCCGATAGAACGGCCGCCCGAGGACCAACTGAACGGGCGTCGCCAGGGCGAACTCGACCCACCCGAAGTCGACGCCGAACACCTCGTCCGGGAGCACGCTCCCCCCGAGGAGCAGTTTCTCCACGAGGAAGAACAGCAACGGGGCCGAGAGCGCCGCGCCGAACAGCGTCAGTCGGAGCTGTTTCCGGATTTCGGCCTTCCGGGCGGCGTCGCGTTTGTCCTCCGAGGATTCCTCGTCGTCGCCGTCTTCCCGGACGGGCGAGTAGCCGGACTCCTCGATTGCGTCGTAGAGGTCCGACAGCGTCGCCTCGGCGGGGTTGTACGTCACCTGCGCCTCGTCGGTAGCGAAGTTCACGTCCGCGGAAACGACGCCGGGGGTCCCCTCTAACGCACCCTGCACGGTCTCCGAGCAGTTCGCACACGACATGTCCGTAACGGCGATAGTGGTCGTCTCCGCTACGGGGTCGTAGCCGGACTCTTCGATGGCCGCGTAGATGTCGCCCAGCGAGACGACGTCGGGGTCGTACTCGACGGACCCCTCGTCGGTGGCGAAGTTGACGTTCGCCTCCCGCACGCCGTCCAGCGACTCGACGGCGCCGGACACCGTCTGCGAACAGTTCGCACAACTCATCCCTTGTACGTCGATTCGGCTGGTGCGGTGACTCATTGTCCCTAGGTAGGGGCCCTACATTCAACCGGGTTTCCCTTTCGAAAGTACGGCTCCACCTGGAGAGCAACGTTCGAATCGAAAGCCGGTTCGGCCGACGGTCGGGGGTCCCTGCCGCTCCGCGGACGCGTCGAAACCAGCACACGTTTCACGCGGTTCGCCCTCCCGAGGAGTGGAGGGAGAGACGATTCTCACGATAGAGTTCGAGACGGAACCGACGGGGGTGGTGGCCGAACTGCTGCCGTTCGTCGGCGACGGGGGGAGCATCGAGGTTGACAACGCCTTCTACGTCGAGGACGGCGAGTGGTTGGAGTCGTTCACCGTCGCCTCGACGGAGGAAGTGGACCTCGCGGCGCGTTTCGAGGAGGTGTCGGGCGTCTCCGTCTTCTACACGCAGTCCATCCCCTCCGGGTCGGCGGGCACGCACCTCGCCCGCGCCGTCGTCTTCGCCAACGAACCTTACCCCTACGTCCTCGAAACCGTGCTGCGGCGGCACGCGATACCCAACCGTCTGGTCGTCGAGAGGGGGACGGTCAGCGTCATCGCGACGGTGGCCGAGTGGGACGACTTCAGAGACTTGGCCGACGACGTCGAGGAGAAGTACGGCCGGTTCGACCTGCTGAAGGTGAACGAGACGGACCGACCGGGCGAACCGCTGGACAGCGGCCGTCTCACGGACGTCCTCGTCTCGAAGTTCAGCGACCACCAGATAGACGTGCTGGAGACGGCGTACACGATGGGCTACTTCTCCGTCCCCCGCGAGGCGTCGGCGCAGGAGGTGGCCGACGCCCTCGGAATCCAGCAGTCCACGTTCAGCGAGCGCATCCGCACGGCGCAACACACGCTCTTCGAACTCATATTCTCGACTCGTTGAATTTACTATATCAATATATCACGGTCCCGTCGGCCCCGAGATCTCCCACCCCTATTTAATGTGTGATACTCATCACCGGGGTTCGGGGGAAGTCCTACCCGATTATCGGTGTTGGTTGGGACCATCATGGGCGATGATGACAGACGAAGCGACCCGGAAGGCGGACCGGGGACGACCCGGCGGCGGTGTCTGCGGGCCGTCGCGGGACTCGGTGCCGCCGGCGTGACCGGCCTGTCCGGATGCGTCGGCGGCGGGTCCGGTCCCGTCAGCCTCGAACCGGACGTCCCCGCGGGCACGCGGGAGACCGTCGAGACGAAGTACTGGCACGACTGGCCGACCGTCGACGCGGAGTCGCCGCCGATGGAGTACACGGCGCGGGCCGGCGCGGTTCTCGACCCGGTGACCATCGAGTTCTCCACGGAGGACGACCCCTGGATGCGCGAACACGCGTTCATGTTCCAGCGGTCGCTCCGCGACCTCGGCGTCAGGCCCGAACTCGACAACCGACCGCTCAACCAACTGTACGCGCAGAGCTGGGCGACGAACGGGTTGGAGAACATGATATCGATGAGCACCCACGGGCCGGACCCTCAGCGCGGACTCGACCCGAACCCGCTCTTGATGCGGCGGTACAAATCCAGCCCGTCGAACTACGACAACTACTGGCATCCGAAGCTCAACGAGATTCTCGACGAGCAGCGCCGCCTGACCGGGAACCGGGAGCGACGGAAAGAACTCGTCGACCGGGCGCAGGCCGTCTTCGCAGAGGACGTGGGGGCGCTCATCACGCTGTTCCCGGACGTCATCACGGCCGTCAACGAGCGCAAGTGGGACGGCTACGTGATGACGCCCGGTAACGGGCCGACGGGCGACGCGTTCCAGTGGTCGGAGGTGAACCTCCAGCCCCAGACGGGCGAGACGGCCTACGTGAAGGGCACGTCGACGTCGATGAACTCGCTGAACCTGCCGTGGGCGGCGGGCGGGGCGGAGGCCAAACGGCTCACCTACATCTACGACGGCCTGTTCGACGCCTCGCCGGACCTCGAAGTCGTCCCGGCCCTCGCCACGTCTGCAGAGTTCGTCGACGACACCACCGTCGAGATGACGCTCCGCGAGGGCGTGACGTGGCACGACGGCGAGGCGTTCACCGCCGAGGACGTGAAGTTCTCCGTGGACTTCTACAACGAGCACTCGGCGGTGAGTCAGGCGCCGTTCTACGGCCCCATCGACTCCGTCGAACGGTTGGGGAGCCACGAGGTGCGCTTCAACCTCTCTCGACCGGACGCGTCGTTCCTGACCCAGCGAGTCGTCCGCAGCGCCATCATCCCGAAGCACCGCTGGGAGGACGTCGAGAACCCCACGCAGTACAGCCCCACCGAACCCGTCGGCACCGGACCCTTCGAGTTCGGCAGGTGGTCGCAGAGCAGCAAGTTCGTCGTCGAGCGCAACGACGACCACTGGACGTGGGACGACGACTGGCGCGCCGAACACCTCGGCGACGCCGCCGCGCGCGGCCCCGGAATCGACCGGGTCATCTGGGTGAACGTCGGCAACGTCAACGCGCTCATCGGCGGCCTCCAGAACGAGAAGATAGACGCCGTCGCCGGCCGCCTGTCGAACACGCAGGCCGAACGCGCCGCCGATACGTCGGGCGTCGAGAAGCGCGTCGCGGACAACTTCGCTCCTTTGGACACGAAGCTCATGTTCTCGACGCCGCTGATCCGCGACAAGGAGTTCCGCATCGCGCTTGCGAAAGCCGTCGACAAGGAGGGCTTCGTGACGCAGGTGCTCCAGAACCGCGCGACGGTCCCGCCGGGGGAGAACTTCATCTCCGACCTGACGATTTGGACCAACGCCGAGACGAAGAACTACGAGTACGACCCGGAAGCGGCCCGCGGAATCCTCGCCAGCGCGGGGTACACGTGGGACGGGGAGGGCAACCTCCGCTTCCCGAACGGCGAGGCGTGGGCGGCGTTCGTCGAACGCGTCCAGAACGGCAACTGCCACCGCCGCAGGACCGAACTGAATCAACCCGACTTCGCGGACGCAGCGGAGGACTCAGACCAATGACGACGAGACACGAGCACGACGACCGAACCGACGCCCGCGACGCCCGCCGACCCCCGGCGTCCGGCGAACCGACGGTGAAGAACGACGCGAGGACCGAAGCGGAGGCGGGGCGATGAGTCAGTTCCAGCGGTTCCTCGCCAAGCGCATCGGCATCGCGGCGGCGCTCACCTTGGTCGCCGTCACTATCATCTTCTTCACCCTCCGACTGCTCCCCGGGAGCCCGTTCACGCAACTGGTGGCCTCGGGGAACCTCTCCGAACAGCAGGTCGCGGAGATTCTGTCCCTCTACGGGCTGAACCAACCCCTGCACGAGCAGTACCTCATCTACCTCCAGAACCTGCTCACCTTCCAGTTCGGCTACTCCATCCGGCAGACCCGACCCGTCTGGGAGATTCTCGGGCCGAAGCTGTTCAACACGCTGATACTGCTCGTGCCCGCCCTCGTGACGACGGCGGTGCTGAGCACCCTGCTCGGGATGTACGCCGGGTGGAACCGCGGGTCGTGGCTGGAGACGGGGAGCATCGTCACGACGACGTTCCTCCGCTCGACGCCCGTGTTCATCACGGCGCTGCTGTTCATCATCGTGTTCTCGTACACGCTCGACCTCGTCCCCGCGTTCGGGATGCGCGAGATAACCGCCAGTCCGGACGGCTTCGCGGCCACCTACCTCTCGGTGGACTTCCTGCACCACTACCTCCTCCCGTTCACGGTGGCGGTGCTGTACTACAGCGGCGACTTCCTCCTCTTGGCGCGTAACGGCGTCGTCGAGCAGAAGGGCTCGGAGTTCCTGAAACTTCACAAGGCGAAGGGACTCTCGGAGACGGAGCAACTGCTGCGGACGGGGCGGAACTCGCTTTTGCCCGTCCTCACCTACTTCGCGCTCCGGCTGGGGATGATATTCCAGGGGCTCATCCTCCTCGAAGTCGTGTTCGGGTGGCCCGGCATCGGCCGCCAACTCGTCACGTCCATCTCCCAGCAGGACTTCCCCGTCGTGCAGGCGGCGGTGTTCCTGATGGCGCTTGCGGTCATCGTCATGAACCTCGTCGCCGACGTGCTGTCGGCGTACTTCGACCCCGCCGTCACCGCGGGAGGTGGGAGCTAATGTCCGTCGACAGCGTCGAACCCGTGCGCTCGTGGGTCCGGTCCGGCGCGGACCGAATCGCGTCGAGCCTCCGGTTCGTGGTCGGCGACACGCCCGCGGCCGTCGGCCTCGTCGTCCTCGTGACGTTCGCGTTCCTCGGGGTGTTCGGTCCCGCCATCGCGCCGCACGACCCCATCCGCTACAGCGTCCAGACGGGACAGGGGGCCATCGCGCGCCTCCAGTCCCCGACGCTCGCCGCCCCCTTCGGCACGACGGCCTACGGGAAGGACGTGTTCAGCCAGTTCCTCGCCGGCGCCCGTCCGACGTTCGTCGTCGGCCTGTTCGGCGGGGTGGCGACGGGCGGCGTCGGGTTCCTCGTCGGCCTCGTCGCGGGCTACTTCGGCGGCACGGTCGACGAGGTGCTGATGCGCCTGACCGACCTGACGTTCTCGCTTCCGTTCATGCCGATGGCGCTGCTGCTGTTGACGTTCGTCCAGCCGAACATCTGGGTCATCACGGCCATCGTCGCGGCGTTCCTCTGGAAGATGCCCGCGCGGGTCATCCGCTCGGAGGTGCTTTCAGTCTCGGAACGGACGTTCGTGCGGTCGGCGAAGGCCAGCGGCGCGGGCCACCTGCGGACGATGTTCGTCCACGTCGCGCCGAACGTCCTCCCCATCGCGTTCCTGTACACGGCGTACGGCGTCGCGTGGTCCATCGCCGCGCAGGCCAGCCTCGCGTTCCTCGGCTTCGGCGACCCGACGACGACGAGTTGGGGCCGGATGCTCCGACAGGTGTTCGCCTCCGGCAGCATCCGCGTCGCGTGGTGGTGGGTGATTCCGCCCGCCGTCGGCATCGCCGCGGTCACGACGTCGGTGTTCCTCATCGGCCGCGCCTACGAGGAAGTCATCAACCCCGAAATCAGCGAGCAATCACAATGAGCCTACTCGAAGTCGAAGACCTGACGGTGACGTACGGTTCGGACGACGGCCGCGTGCACGCGGTCAACGGCGTGTCGTTCGAGATACGCGAGGGCGTCAACTACGGCCTCGCCGGCGAAAGCGGGTCCGGCAAGTCCACGGCCGCCGAGGCGCTCCTCGGTCTGCTGCCGAACAACGGCCGGGTCGACGCCGGGTCGGTCACGTTCAAGGGGCAGGACCTGCTCTCGATGTCCGACGAGGAGCGCCGGGACGTGCTCTGGGAGGAGATAGCGTACATCCCGCAGAGCGCGATGGACTCGCTCGACCCGGTGATGACCTGCGGCGCGCAGATTCGGCAGGCGATACAGAAACACCGGAACGTCTCCGACGCGAAGGCGCGCGACCGGGTGCGCGAACTGTTCGAGATGGTCGGCCTCGACCCCGACCGGACCGAGCAGTACCCCCACGAGTTCTCCGGCGGGATGCGCCAGCGGGTCACCATCGCCATGGCGCTGGCGCTGGAACCGGATCTCATCGTCGCCGACGAACCGACGACGGGCCTGGACGTGGTCGTGCAGGACAAAATCGTCGACACGATACTGGAGATACAGGAGCGCATCGACAGTTCGCTGCTGCTCATCACGCACGAAATCGGCGTCATCGCGGAGACGTGCGACGAACTCTCCATCCTCTACGGGGGGACGGTGATGGAGCAGGGCAGCGTCGACAACGTGCTCGTCAACCCGACGAACCCGTACACGATGGGGCTGAAGAACTCCTTCCCGGAGGTCGAACGCCTCTCGGAGGACCCGGTGGCGATTCCGGGGTCGCCCCCGAGCCTCGACGCGCCGCCGACGGAGTGCGTGTTCGCCGACCGCTGCCCGTTCGAGACCGAGGAGTGCACCGACTCGGAACCCCCGCTGGTCGACCTTCCGAACCGCAACCATCGCTCGGCCTGCCACCACGTCGACCGGGCCGCGCGGATGCGGCGGGAGGCGGCCGACCCGGAGACGTGGGGCGTCGACCCCGCCGAGGAGGCGGCCGCGGACGGGGAGGCCGAAGAAATCCTCCGCGTCGACGAGTTGGAGAAGTGGTACTCGACGAATCAGTCGCTGTTCGACCAACTCCGCGGCGAGGAACCGCCGCAGGTGAAGGCCGTCGACGGCGTGTCGTTCTCGCTGCACCGCTCGGAGATTCTCGGCGTCGCGGGCGAGAGCGGGTGCGGGAAGTCGACGCTCGGCGAGACGGTCGCCATGCTCGAAGAGCCGACGGGCGGCGACGTCGAGTTCGACGGCAAGAGCGTCGAGGAGTACCAGCGCGGCGGGATGAAGGAGTTCAGGCGAAAGGCGCAGATAATCTTTCAGGACCCCTTCGACTCGCTGAACCCGCGGCAGACGGTCCGGCAGCTCGTGACCGAGCCGCTGAAGATTCACGACCTCGCCGAGGGGCGACAGACGGAGAAGGCCACGGAGACGCTCGAACGCGTCGGGTTGACGCCCGCCGAGGGGTTCCTCGACGACTACCCGCACGAACTGTCCGGAGGGCAGCGACAGCGCGTCGCCATCGCCCGCGCCCTCGTGCTCGACCCGGACTTCCTCGTCTGCGACGAACCGGCGTCGATGCTGGACGTCTCCCTCAAGGTCAACCTCCTCAACCTGCTCCGCGACCTGGCCGACGAGGACGACATCGGCATCGTCTACATCTCCCACGACCTCGCCAGCCTCTCGCAGGTGTCGGACCGACTCGCCGTCATGTACCTCGGTCGGATCGTCGAGATGGGCGAGACCGAACGCGTCGTCTCGGAGCCGAAGCATCCGTACGCGTCCGCGCTCCTCTCGGCGGCGCCCGAGAAGGACCCCTCGAAGGACAGAGACCGCGTCCTCCTGGACGGCGAACCCCCGGACCCGGTCGACCTGCCCGAGGGCTGTACGTTCGCGCCTCGCTGCCCCAAGGCGACCGAGGAGTGCCGCGAGGCCGAACCCGGTCTCGGGGAGGCCGCCGACGCGGACGGCGACCACACCGCCGCGTGTTACTTCCCCGTCGACGAGGACGGACCGAGCGACGCCCCCGCGAACGCCTCGGCCTCGAACACCTCCGCGGACGACTGAACCGACCGAGATGAACCCCGCTCGAACCTCCTCTCGACCCACGCGCGCTTCATAGATGCCCGACGACGCTCGCGCCGACGACGAACCGACCCTCGCCCGAGCGGACGCGCTCGGAATCGCCGCCGCCGTCGCCGTCCTCGCGTGGGGCGCGCTGGCGGAACCGTCGGCGTTCGCGCCGAACGCGCAGGACGTGATGGCGGTGTTCGGCTTCGCGCTGGTGCTGTGGCTCACGGAGGCCGTCCCGTACGTCGTCTCCAGCACCCTCGCCGTCGTGCTGCTCGTCGTCTTCGGCGCCGCCCCGTCGTTCGCCGTCGCGGCGTCCGGGTTCGCCTCCTCGCTCGTGTTCTTCCTCCTCCTCGTGTTCCTCCTCGGGGCCGCCATCGACGAGGTGAACCTCGACCGCTGGTTCGCGTCCCGACTGCGCTCGACCGGGGGGAGCGCCGCGCGGCCGTTCCGGTCGCTCGCGTCGAACCTGTTCGCGCTCGCCTTCCTCATGCCGTCGGCGGTGGCCCGCGCCGTCACGTTCGTTCCCGTGGTCAGGCGGGTCCGCGACGCCTACGGCCTCGACCCCGGCGGCGGCTTCGAGCGCTCCTCCTTCCTCGTGCTCGGACACGTCAACCCCGTCGCCTCGCTGGCGCTCATGACCGGCGGGGGAATGGCGCTGGTGACGGCCGAAATCGTCCGCTCGGGCTCCCAAAGCGTCACGTGGCTGGAGTGGGCCGCGCTGATGATTCCCCCCGTCGCCGCGCTGTACGCGCTCTCTGCGGCGACGGCCGGCTACCTCTACGGCGCCGCCGCCGCGGACGCGTCGGTCGGTGAGGGCGTCGAATCGGACGGAGGCACGGCGGGCGGGACCGTCGGTGCGCTCACCCGCGACCAGCGAATCGTCGCGGCGACGATGGCCGGCGCGGTCTGTCTATGGCTCCTCGGCTCTCTCACCGGCCTCCCCGCCATCGTCCCCGCGGCGCTGGCCGTCGCGGTTCTCGCCCTCCCCGGTATCGAGATTCTGACGGCCGCGGACGCCGCCGACGTGAGTTGGGGCATCCTCTTCGTCGTCGGAGCGATGTTCTCCGTCCTCGACCGGATGGAGGCGACGGGCGCGCTTGGCACCATCGTGGAGGCGGCCACCGGCGCGGTTCCCTTCCACGCGATGCCTCACTGGCAGGGCGCGGCCGTGCTCCTCGGGGTGGCCGTCTGCGTCCGCGCGCTCTTCTCGACGGGGTCGGCCGCGATGCTCGTCGTCCTCCCGGTGGCGCTCCGAATCGGCGGCGAAATCGGACTGAACCGACTGTTCCTCGCGCTCGCCGTCGTCCTCGTCGTCGGTTCGACGACCGTCTTCCCGTTCAACACGACGGCGGTGCTGGTGTCGATGGAGGAGGGTCCCCTCGACGGATTCGACGTGCTGGCGTTCGGCCTCGTGACGATGTTGTATTCCTTGGTCGTCGTCGCCGTCGCGTGGGCCGTCTACTGGCCGGCCGTGACCGCGGCTCTCGGGTGACTCAGGAGGGAAA
The genomic region above belongs to Halogeometricum sp. S3BR5-2 and contains:
- a CDS encoding heavy metal translocating P-type ATPase, which encodes MSHRTSRIDVQGMSCANCSQTVSGAVESLDGVREANVNFATDEGSVEYDPDVVSLGDIYAAIEESGYDPVAETTTIAVTDMSCANCSETVQGALEGTPGVVSADVNFATDEAQVTYNPAEATLSDLYDAIEESGYSPVREDGDDEESSEDKRDAARKAEIRKQLRLTLFGAALSAPLLFFLVEKLLLGGSVLPDEVFGVDFGWVEFALATPVQLVLGRPFYRNSYKALVKNRTANMDVLIALGSSTAYVYSVAVLLGLLASEGLYFDTAALILVFITLGNYLEARSKGQAGEALRTLLEMEADEATVVDDDGTEREVPVEEVEVGDRMKVRPGEQIPTDGVVVDGQSAVDESMVTGESVPVEKGEGDEVVGSTINENGVLVVEATKVGEDTALQQIVQTVKEAQSRQPEIQNLADRISAYFVPAVILNALVWGAVWYLFPEALAGFVGSLPLWGLVGGGPAALSAFEFAVVVFASSVLIACPCALGLATPAATMVGTTIGAQNGVLFKGGDVLERAKDVDTVVFDKTGTLTEGAMELTDVVVFGDDGAPVADGGEAAPDGGQLTARDRLDEDDVLRLAAIAESGSEHPLARAIVSGAEERGIDVTDPEDFENVPGHGVRATVDGSDVLVGNRKLLRDNDIDPSPAAETMERLENEGKTAMLVARLPADGGAGELLGVVADADTVKESAKEAVAALRERGTDVMMLTGDNERTARAVAEQVGIDPANVRAEVLPEDKSDAVESIQNEGRQAMMVGDGVNDAPALAVAYVGTAIGSGTDVAIEAADVTLMRDDPLDVVKAIRISEGTLQKIKQNLFWALGYNTAMIPLASLGLLQPVLAAGAMAVSSVSVLTNSLLFRRYTPDRDYELLGFLRR
- a CDS encoding helix-turn-helix domain-containing protein, with the translated sequence MAELLPFVGDGGSIEVDNAFYVEDGEWLESFTVASTEEVDLAARFEEVSGVSVFYTQSIPSGSAGTHLARAVVFANEPYPYVLETVLRRHAIPNRLVVERGTVSVIATVAEWDDFRDLADDVEEKYGRFDLLKVNETDRPGEPLDSGRLTDVLVSKFSDHQIDVLETAYTMGYFSVPREASAQEVADALGIQQSTFSERIRTAQHTLFELIFSTR
- a CDS encoding ABC transporter substrate-binding protein, producing the protein MGDDDRRSDPEGGPGTTRRRCLRAVAGLGAAGVTGLSGCVGGGSGPVSLEPDVPAGTRETVETKYWHDWPTVDAESPPMEYTARAGAVLDPVTIEFSTEDDPWMREHAFMFQRSLRDLGVRPELDNRPLNQLYAQSWATNGLENMISMSTHGPDPQRGLDPNPLLMRRYKSSPSNYDNYWHPKLNEILDEQRRLTGNRERRKELVDRAQAVFAEDVGALITLFPDVITAVNERKWDGYVMTPGNGPTGDAFQWSEVNLQPQTGETAYVKGTSTSMNSLNLPWAAGGAEAKRLTYIYDGLFDASPDLEVVPALATSAEFVDDTTVEMTLREGVTWHDGEAFTAEDVKFSVDFYNEHSAVSQAPFYGPIDSVERLGSHEVRFNLSRPDASFLTQRVVRSAIIPKHRWEDVENPTQYSPTEPVGTGPFEFGRWSQSSKFVVERNDDHWTWDDDWRAEHLGDAAARGPGIDRVIWVNVGNVNALIGGLQNEKIDAVAGRLSNTQAERAADTSGVEKRVADNFAPLDTKLMFSTPLIRDKEFRIALAKAVDKEGFVTQVLQNRATVPPGENFISDLTIWTNAETKNYEYDPEAARGILASAGYTWDGEGNLRFPNGEAWAAFVERVQNGNCHRRRTELNQPDFADAAEDSDQ
- a CDS encoding ABC transporter permease; the encoded protein is MSQFQRFLAKRIGIAAALTLVAVTIIFFTLRLLPGSPFTQLVASGNLSEQQVAEILSLYGLNQPLHEQYLIYLQNLLTFQFGYSIRQTRPVWEILGPKLFNTLILLVPALVTTAVLSTLLGMYAGWNRGSWLETGSIVTTTFLRSTPVFITALLFIIVFSYTLDLVPAFGMREITASPDGFAATYLSVDFLHHYLLPFTVAVLYYSGDFLLLARNGVVEQKGSEFLKLHKAKGLSETEQLLRTGRNSLLPVLTYFALRLGMIFQGLILLEVVFGWPGIGRQLVTSISQQDFPVVQAAVFLMALAVIVMNLVADVLSAYFDPAVTAGGGS
- a CDS encoding ABC transporter permease produces the protein MSVDSVEPVRSWVRSGADRIASSLRFVVGDTPAAVGLVVLVTFAFLGVFGPAIAPHDPIRYSVQTGQGAIARLQSPTLAAPFGTTAYGKDVFSQFLAGARPTFVVGLFGGVATGGVGFLVGLVAGYFGGTVDEVLMRLTDLTFSLPFMPMALLLLTFVQPNIWVITAIVAAFLWKMPARVIRSEVLSVSERTFVRSAKASGAGHLRTMFVHVAPNVLPIAFLYTAYGVAWSIAAQASLAFLGFGDPTTTSWGRMLRQVFASGSIRVAWWWVIPPAVGIAAVTTSVFLIGRAYEEVINPEISEQSQ
- a CDS encoding ABC transporter ATP-binding protein; translated protein: MSLLEVEDLTVTYGSDDGRVHAVNGVSFEIREGVNYGLAGESGSGKSTAAEALLGLLPNNGRVDAGSVTFKGQDLLSMSDEERRDVLWEEIAYIPQSAMDSLDPVMTCGAQIRQAIQKHRNVSDAKARDRVRELFEMVGLDPDRTEQYPHEFSGGMRQRVTIAMALALEPDLIVADEPTTGLDVVVQDKIVDTILEIQERIDSSLLLITHEIGVIAETCDELSILYGGTVMEQGSVDNVLVNPTNPYTMGLKNSFPEVERLSEDPVAIPGSPPSLDAPPTECVFADRCPFETEECTDSEPPLVDLPNRNHRSACHHVDRAARMRREAADPETWGVDPAEEAAADGEAEEILRVDELEKWYSTNQSLFDQLRGEEPPQVKAVDGVSFSLHRSEILGVAGESGCGKSTLGETVAMLEEPTGGDVEFDGKSVEEYQRGGMKEFRRKAQIIFQDPFDSLNPRQTVRQLVTEPLKIHDLAEGRQTEKATETLERVGLTPAEGFLDDYPHELSGGQRQRVAIARALVLDPDFLVCDEPASMLDVSLKVNLLNLLRDLADEDDIGIVYISHDLASLSQVSDRLAVMYLGRIVEMGETERVVSEPKHPYASALLSAAPEKDPSKDRDRVLLDGEPPDPVDLPEGCTFAPRCPKATEECREAEPGLGEAADADGDHTAACYFPVDEDGPSDAPANASASNTSADD
- a CDS encoding SLC13 family permease: MPDDARADDEPTLARADALGIAAAVAVLAWGALAEPSAFAPNAQDVMAVFGFALVLWLTEAVPYVVSSTLAVVLLVVFGAAPSFAVAASGFASSLVFFLLLVFLLGAAIDEVNLDRWFASRLRSTGGSAARPFRSLASNLFALAFLMPSAVARAVTFVPVVRRVRDAYGLDPGGGFERSSFLVLGHVNPVASLALMTGGGMALVTAEIVRSGSQSVTWLEWAALMIPPVAALYALSAATAGYLYGAAAADASVGEGVESDGGTAGGTVGALTRDQRIVAATMAGAVCLWLLGSLTGLPAIVPAALAVAVLALPGIEILTAADAADVSWGILFVVGAMFSVLDRMEATGALGTIVEAATGAVPFHAMPHWQGAAVLLGVAVCVRALFSTGSAAMLVVLPVALRIGGEIGLNRLFLALAVVLVVGSTTVFPFNTTAVLVSMEEGPLDGFDVLAFGLVTMLYSLVVVAVAWAVYWPAVTAALG